In Actinoplanes derwentensis, the following proteins share a genomic window:
- a CDS encoding WD40 repeat domain-containing protein: protein MIVTDRLIRILHVPGHGLLASDIYGRIHLLDADDLTVRRSSPFVRQGRPVYGLAVADGWVIGKDRMGAILRWRLDTLELAGRLDPATVCDPSGLLPGEEPSPVSSRGIGIWNGRVHVSSGYHRQMLVVDLHTFEVAEVRPNICGTSPMEWACTEHPDRHAVSDKKGNLRFGSFATGEFPRAVKLDDGNIHRVRYDARHDRFWATQDFGAGATADVANGVVIVSPDGEKLDELLFARDDVEFVTFTKDHSRAYSGGFDGELHIFDNSGPELRIDRTITGFSHQLTDCTVAEDGTVYVLCQDGEVTALDPDGVPKRSMGFARQAIWDVQSADGERVFLATDTGVAVARVVEDTVGPLLAVEAEHETGFGFTRRIAVLSGGVAGITRDHRVFRLDATGRMRWSSGLPALPHTVVVSPDGERVLVATNAGAIEVSATDGQEIRRYAVDGLPIWAGVYLPSGEVTLITRNGILVVLAVDGTETWRFEQGEYPKRAWVQDGRLYVVGDGGLKEIVIGQGVVCRWSRLLSNTVENAVVCDGMVYAGSYGMQVAAYEHESSRFAGLMEDLPDYPKALAVVRDSAGTPFLLVGCRGGLLSTYRVGAPKVFAKVRDQWLARRPARTLLTETVRPKEAVCV from the coding sequence GTGATCGTCACCGACCGGCTCATCCGGATCCTGCACGTTCCCGGCCACGGTCTGCTCGCCTCGGACATCTACGGCCGGATCCACCTGCTCGACGCGGATGACCTGACGGTGCGCCGGTCGTCGCCGTTCGTCCGGCAGGGCCGCCCGGTCTACGGGCTGGCGGTCGCGGACGGCTGGGTGATCGGCAAGGACCGGATGGGTGCGATCCTGCGCTGGCGGCTGGACACCCTGGAACTGGCCGGCCGGCTCGACCCGGCCACCGTCTGCGATCCGTCCGGCCTGCTGCCCGGCGAGGAACCGTCCCCGGTCAGTTCGCGCGGCATCGGCATCTGGAACGGGCGTGTCCACGTGTCCAGCGGCTATCACCGGCAGATGCTGGTGGTGGACCTGCACACGTTCGAGGTGGCCGAGGTGCGGCCGAACATCTGCGGCACCAGCCCGATGGAGTGGGCCTGTACCGAGCACCCGGACCGGCACGCCGTCTCCGACAAGAAGGGCAACCTGCGGTTCGGGTCGTTCGCGACCGGCGAGTTCCCGCGGGCGGTGAAACTCGACGACGGCAACATCCACCGGGTTCGCTACGACGCCCGGCACGACCGGTTCTGGGCCACCCAGGACTTCGGTGCGGGCGCCACCGCGGACGTGGCAAACGGTGTCGTGATCGTGTCGCCGGACGGCGAGAAGCTGGACGAGTTGCTGTTCGCCCGGGACGACGTCGAGTTCGTGACGTTCACCAAAGACCACTCCCGGGCGTACTCCGGCGGTTTCGACGGTGAGCTGCACATCTTCGACAACTCCGGCCCGGAACTGCGCATCGACCGTACGATCACCGGCTTCTCGCACCAGCTGACCGACTGCACCGTGGCGGAGGACGGCACGGTGTACGTGCTCTGCCAGGACGGCGAGGTCACCGCGCTGGACCCGGACGGCGTACCGAAACGGTCGATGGGTTTCGCTCGTCAGGCGATCTGGGACGTGCAGTCGGCGGACGGGGAGCGGGTCTTCCTGGCGACGGACACCGGAGTGGCGGTGGCCCGGGTCGTCGAGGACACCGTCGGGCCCCTGCTGGCGGTCGAGGCCGAACACGAGACCGGGTTCGGTTTCACCCGCCGGATCGCGGTGCTGTCCGGCGGGGTCGCCGGGATCACCCGTGACCATCGGGTGTTCCGCTTGGACGCGACCGGCCGGATGCGCTGGAGTTCCGGGCTGCCGGCGCTGCCGCACACGGTGGTGGTCAGCCCGGACGGCGAGCGTGTTCTGGTCGCCACGAACGCCGGCGCGATCGAGGTGTCGGCCACGGACGGGCAGGAGATCCGCCGGTACGCCGTCGACGGCCTGCCGATCTGGGCCGGCGTCTACCTGCCGTCCGGCGAGGTCACCCTGATCACCCGTAACGGGATCCTGGTGGTGCTCGCCGTCGACGGCACCGAGACCTGGCGGTTCGAACAGGGCGAGTATCCGAAGCGGGCGTGGGTGCAGGACGGTCGGCTGTACGTGGTCGGCGACGGCGGGCTCAAGGAGATCGTGATCGGTCAGGGGGTGGTCTGCCGTTGGTCGCGACTGCTGTCCAACACGGTGGAGAACGCGGTGGTCTGCGACGGGATGGTCTACGCCGGTTCGTATGGCATGCAGGTGGCCGCCTACGAGCACGAGAGCAGCCGTTTCGCCGGGCTGATGGAGGACCTGCCGGACTATCCGAAAGCCCTCGCGGTGGTGCGGGACTCGGCCGGGACCCCGTTCCTGCTGGTCGGTTGCCGGGGCGGGCTGCTGTCCACGTACCGGGTCGGCGCACCGAAGGTGTTCGCCAAGGTCCGCGACCAGTGGCTGGCCCGCCGGCCGGCCCGGACCCTGCTGACCGAGACCGTCCGGCCGAAGGAGGCGGTATGCGTGTGA
- a CDS encoding sensor histidine kinase encodes MTRRLLLTYVSFALLILVSLEVPLGYVYHRNEEQHAFAQLEHDAEVLAAFIDTALSRDDAEQVDLLAHESGQRLGGDVDVVDSRGELLSSTHPEKHPPGDLARAADIRTVLSGEGRISTRTAESGGVDVMSVAVPIHPGVSSLGAVRVSVPLDPVDSRIHRFWLILAGAGIAVLLAAALVAFWLARWISKPVRALELATRHLADGTLPPAAAPAGPPELRRLADTFYATANRIQALIRTQHAFIGHASHQLKTPLSALRLRMENLEDDISPAGAKNLQAALTEADRLGQMVETLLLMARSEQRELPLEEVDLPAAVAERVFLWSPLADDRRVGLSTSGPDGTWIRALPGGTDQILDNLIANALRVAPAGSTVTIGWAVRDDRVELHVVDEGPGLSPEERVRALDPFWRAPGAAKDGTGLGLSLVHKLAEAGGGDVALEAAPGGGVDAVVTFAGLGQHVQQAAGTRQ; translated from the coding sequence ATGACCCGGCGGCTGCTGCTGACGTACGTCAGCTTCGCCCTGCTGATCCTGGTGTCGCTGGAGGTGCCGCTCGGCTACGTCTACCACCGCAACGAGGAGCAGCACGCGTTCGCCCAGCTCGAACACGACGCCGAGGTCCTGGCCGCGTTCATCGACACCGCTCTGAGCCGGGACGACGCGGAGCAGGTGGATCTACTCGCGCACGAGTCGGGGCAACGGCTGGGCGGCGACGTCGACGTCGTCGACAGTCGTGGCGAGTTGCTGTCCAGTACCCATCCGGAGAAACATCCGCCGGGTGATCTGGCACGCGCGGCCGACATCCGTACCGTGCTCAGCGGCGAGGGCCGGATCAGCACCCGCACGGCCGAGTCCGGCGGCGTCGACGTCATGTCGGTGGCGGTCCCGATCCATCCCGGCGTGTCGTCGTTGGGGGCGGTGCGGGTCAGTGTGCCGCTGGACCCGGTCGACTCCCGCATCCACCGGTTCTGGCTGATCCTCGCCGGGGCCGGGATCGCGGTGCTGCTGGCCGCCGCCCTGGTCGCGTTCTGGCTGGCCCGCTGGATCAGCAAACCGGTCCGGGCCCTGGAGCTGGCCACCCGGCACCTCGCCGACGGCACCCTGCCACCGGCCGCCGCCCCCGCCGGGCCGCCCGAGCTGCGCCGCCTGGCGGACACCTTCTACGCCACCGCGAACCGGATCCAGGCGCTGATCCGTACCCAGCACGCGTTCATCGGGCACGCCTCGCACCAGCTCAAGACGCCGCTGTCGGCGTTGCGGCTGCGGATGGAGAACCTGGAGGACGACATCAGCCCGGCCGGGGCGAAGAACCTGCAGGCCGCGCTGACCGAGGCGGACCGGCTCGGTCAGATGGTCGAGACCCTGCTCCTGATGGCCCGGTCCGAGCAGCGCGAACTGCCGCTGGAGGAGGTGGATCTACCGGCCGCCGTGGCCGAGCGGGTGTTCCTCTGGTCACCGCTGGCGGACGACCGGCGGGTGGGCCTGAGCACCAGCGGACCGGACGGTACGTGGATCCGCGCCCTCCCCGGCGGAACCGACCAGATCCTCGACAACCTGATCGCGAACGCGCTGCGGGTGGCACCGGCCGGGAGCACCGTGACGATCGGCTGGGCCGTCCGGGACGACCGGGTCGAACTGCACGTCGTCGACGAGGGTCCCGGGTTGAGTCCGGAGGAACGGGTCCGGGCCCTCGATCCGTTCTGGCGGGCGCCCGGCGCCGCGAAGGACGGCACCGGGCTGGGCCTGTCACTCGTGCACAAGCTGGCCGAGGCCGGCGGCGGCGACGTCGCCCTGGAGGCGGCACCCGGTGGCGGGGTGGACGCGGTCGTCACCTTCGCGGGTCTCGGCCAGCATGTGCAGCAAGCCGCGGGTACGCGTCAGTGA
- a CDS encoding flavin reductase family protein, with amino-acid sequence MNSSWRQSTGTVGLVAVDGPRGVNVMACEWSYFVNKDPVWVAVILGPRTASKALIEAAGRFAVTFCCEAQAALADFVGSCSVTEVDKATSGALTLEPGEHTPYVAGGVVAVECELRQIVPLPVHTMYLARVTAEHLPPIAGRPLVKHRGMYGLGQALPRTEVVAATRRLDGDRARVIATGPPPDGRLDTEVRVPPGTWRVVVERGDAVPGTAAVLG; translated from the coding sequence GTGAACTCGTCCTGGCGGCAGTCCACCGGCACGGTCGGCCTGGTCGCGGTGGACGGGCCGCGCGGTGTGAACGTGATGGCGTGTGAGTGGTCCTACTTCGTCAACAAGGACCCGGTCTGGGTGGCCGTCATCCTCGGCCCGAGGACCGCCAGCAAGGCCCTGATCGAGGCGGCCGGCCGGTTCGCGGTCACCTTCTGCTGCGAGGCGCAGGCCGCCCTCGCCGACTTCGTGGGCAGCTGTTCGGTGACCGAGGTCGACAAGGCCACCAGCGGTGCACTGACCCTGGAACCGGGCGAGCACACGCCGTACGTGGCCGGCGGGGTGGTCGCCGTCGAGTGCGAGCTGCGGCAGATCGTGCCGCTACCGGTGCACACCATGTATCTGGCACGGGTGACGGCCGAGCATCTCCCACCGATCGCGGGCCGCCCACTGGTCAAACATCGGGGGATGTACGGGCTGGGTCAGGCGCTGCCCCGTACCGAGGTGGTCGCGGCGACCCGTCGCCTCGACGGTGACCGGGCCCGGGTGATCGCGACCGGTCCGCCGCCGGACGGGCGTCTGGACACCGAGGTCCGGGTCCCGCCCGGCACCTGGCGGGTCGTGGTCGAACGCGGCGACGCCGTGCCCGGAACCGCCGCGGTGCTCGGTTGA
- a CDS encoding WD40 repeat domain-containing protein, producing the protein MRVIDLPGEPGGHAAPITAVTWRPDGRRLATCSYDGTARIWDTTDPARPVPVATLRHRRLVNGAAWHPTDPDVIATASADKTAVIWRLGTGPVTVLARHTDDVNAVAWLPDGTRLVCVSEDGRATLWDTGTGVFRTEIGGHTAHCMMVSVSADGRIATVGEDGLVVVTDPDSGAPPVTRRYAASVEGCAWSPDGSLLAVARDDGFVELLGPELATVLSVRACGSAARTVAWAEDGARFVAGGYDGALHVFSNTGARLATIREDRVWPRSVSAAHGRLAAGSFGGTPYLFDLDSGAPLSSSDTRTHGPNALASAGGHLFVGGDSGVLLAVDLDDPSRARAVGLTDSPIMSLAAGDGLVFAGTYSGEVLSWPPSGAAPARLGAPVPSLALTGEGLIAGTYDGHLVALDPATLTERGRGESHGGSVKSLAAVPGGFLSAATDRSVAVGSLSRRRTLWEHGNLVNAVAFAPNGMVASASRDHTVKVGRVTGEQRLTLLGPDESVKCVAILGDDTVLAGSYDFGLYAWTVDWSDPAATLRSGRLLAEFRQGVSCAVAIDESRVAVAGWDGRILIVENTAEGPVIRHDLAVADLLAGAREAVPA; encoded by the coding sequence ATGCGTGTGATCGACCTGCCGGGGGAACCGGGTGGCCACGCCGCGCCGATCACCGCTGTCACCTGGCGGCCCGACGGGCGACGTCTCGCCACCTGCTCCTACGACGGCACCGCACGGATCTGGGACACCACCGATCCGGCCCGCCCGGTGCCGGTGGCGACGCTGCGGCACCGGCGGCTGGTGAACGGCGCGGCCTGGCATCCCACCGACCCGGACGTGATCGCCACCGCCTCGGCCGACAAGACCGCGGTGATCTGGCGGCTCGGCACCGGCCCGGTCACCGTGCTGGCCCGGCACACCGACGACGTGAACGCGGTCGCCTGGCTGCCGGACGGGACGCGGCTCGTCTGCGTGTCCGAGGACGGCCGGGCCACCCTGTGGGACACCGGCACCGGGGTATTTCGCACCGAGATCGGCGGGCACACCGCGCACTGCATGATGGTGTCGGTCAGCGCGGACGGCCGGATCGCCACGGTCGGTGAGGACGGCCTGGTCGTGGTCACCGACCCGGACTCGGGCGCGCCGCCGGTCACCCGCCGGTACGCCGCCTCGGTCGAGGGTTGCGCCTGGTCACCCGACGGATCGCTGCTGGCGGTGGCCCGGGACGACGGTTTCGTGGAACTCCTCGGCCCGGAACTGGCGACCGTGCTCAGCGTCCGGGCCTGCGGGTCGGCGGCCCGGACCGTGGCCTGGGCCGAGGACGGCGCCCGGTTCGTCGCCGGTGGTTACGACGGGGCGCTGCACGTCTTCAGCAACACCGGCGCGCGTCTCGCGACGATCCGCGAGGACCGCGTCTGGCCCCGGTCGGTCAGCGCGGCCCACGGCCGCCTCGCCGCCGGGAGTTTCGGCGGTACGCCCTACCTCTTCGACCTCGACAGCGGAGCACCATTGTCCAGTTCTGATACCCGTACCCATGGTCCGAACGCCCTCGCCTCGGCCGGTGGGCACCTCTTCGTCGGCGGCGACTCCGGCGTCCTGCTGGCCGTCGATCTGGACGATCCGTCCCGGGCCCGGGCCGTCGGGCTGACCGACAGCCCGATCATGTCGCTGGCCGCCGGTGACGGTCTGGTCTTCGCCGGCACCTACAGCGGTGAGGTGCTGTCCTGGCCGCCGTCCGGCGCGGCACCGGCCCGGCTGGGCGCGCCGGTGCCGTCGCTGGCACTGACCGGCGAGGGGCTGATCGCCGGAACCTACGACGGTCATCTGGTCGCGCTGGACCCGGCGACCCTGACCGAACGAGGCCGCGGCGAATCCCATGGCGGCTCGGTGAAATCGTTGGCCGCGGTGCCGGGCGGGTTCCTGTCGGCGGCTACCGACCGTAGCGTCGCCGTGGGTTCGCTGAGCCGGCGCCGGACCTTGTGGGAACACGGAAACCTGGTCAACGCGGTGGCCTTCGCCCCGAACGGCATGGTGGCCAGCGCCTCCCGCGACCACACGGTGAAGGTCGGCCGAGTGACCGGAGAACAGCGTCTGACCCTGCTCGGCCCGGACGAATCAGTCAAGTGCGTGGCCATCCTGGGAGATGACACGGTGCTGGCCGGCTCCTACGACTTCGGCCTGTACGCGTGGACCGTCGACTGGTCCGACCCGGCGGCCACCCTCCGGTCGGGGCGGCTGCTGGCCGAGTTCCGGCAGGGCGTGTCGTGCGCGGTGGCGATCGACGAGTCGCGTGTCGCCGTGGCCGGCTGGGACGGCCGGATTCTGATCGTCGAGAACACCGCGGAGGGGCCGGTGATCCGGCACGATCTGGCCGTGGCGGATCTGCTGGCCGGCGCCCGAGAGGCGGTGCCGGCATGA
- a CDS encoding ABC transporter permease has translation MTTFAPAVPRLHPLRDSVTMLRRNLKRMIRYPSMTITLIAMPVVFLLLFVYVLGGTLGAGIGGGRDAYADYVTPAIILMTVMATVQGTAISVAMDMTEGVIARFRTMHIARVSVLTGHVLGSLIQAALAVTVVIGAALLVGFRPTAGPLEWLGFAGFLTAMTFAFVWLCVALGLASKTVETASNAPMPLILLPFLGSGFVPTDSMPAGIRWFAEYQPFTPIIETFRGLLLGAPLGTTPWIALAWCAAIALGGYLWSRHLFNRTA, from the coding sequence ATGACCACCTTCGCCCCGGCCGTACCCCGGCTGCATCCGCTGCGCGACTCGGTGACCATGCTGCGCCGCAACCTCAAACGGATGATCCGCTACCCGTCGATGACGATCACGCTGATCGCGATGCCCGTCGTCTTCCTGCTGCTCTTCGTCTACGTGCTCGGCGGCACCCTGGGCGCCGGGATCGGCGGCGGCCGGGACGCCTACGCCGACTACGTCACCCCGGCGATCATCCTGATGACCGTGATGGCCACCGTGCAGGGCACCGCCATCTCGGTCGCCATGGACATGACCGAAGGTGTCATCGCCCGGTTCCGCACCATGCACATAGCCCGGGTGTCGGTGCTGACCGGCCACGTCCTCGGCAGTCTGATCCAGGCGGCGCTCGCGGTCACTGTCGTCATCGGCGCGGCCCTGTTGGTCGGCTTCCGCCCCACCGCCGGCCCGCTGGAATGGCTCGGGTTCGCCGGTTTCCTGACCGCCATGACGTTCGCCTTCGTCTGGCTGTGCGTAGCCCTCGGCCTGGCCAGCAAAACCGTCGAGACCGCCAGCAACGCGCCGATGCCCCTGATCCTGCTGCCGTTCCTCGGCAGCGGCTTCGTCCCCACCGACTCGATGCCCGCCGGAATCCGCTGGTTCGCCGAATACCAGCCGTTCACCCCGATCATCGAAACCTTCCGGGGCCTGCTGCTGGGCGCCCCGCTCGGCACCACCCCGTGGATCGCCCTGGCCTGGTGCGCGGCCATCGCACTCGGCGGCTACCTCTGGTCTCGGCACCTCTTCAACCGCACTGCCTGA
- a CDS encoding formylglycine-generating enzyme family protein — translation MTFRQRLTDLGVFGLFDDPRIGPVPAVVPVPGGLARIGLPADRVDEVTARWAHAGVERDWILKESPDHEVRIDGFWIGRFPVTNCEYLRFLEVTGRPGRPSTWQSGAYPWEQADHPVAGVQAGDADAYAFWLTGHTGHPWRLPSEAEWEWAAAGPVGAEFPWGDEFDPDRANTRETGLHCTSPVGAFPGGRSWCGALDMAGNVEEFTADDYRAYPGGTVVHDDLVALFGEYRVARGGSFARHGDLARVRRRHGAYPSPDYPIGFRLATSVDPS, via the coding sequence ATGACGTTCCGGCAGCGGCTGACCGACCTCGGCGTATTCGGACTGTTCGACGATCCCCGCATCGGCCCGGTGCCCGCGGTCGTCCCGGTGCCCGGCGGCCTCGCCCGGATCGGGCTGCCCGCCGACCGGGTCGACGAGGTCACCGCCCGCTGGGCGCACGCCGGGGTGGAACGCGACTGGATTCTCAAGGAGTCCCCCGACCACGAGGTGCGGATCGACGGGTTCTGGATCGGCCGTTTCCCGGTGACCAACTGCGAATACCTGCGGTTCCTCGAGGTCACCGGCCGGCCAGGCCGCCCGAGCACCTGGCAGAGCGGCGCCTACCCGTGGGAGCAGGCCGATCATCCGGTCGCCGGGGTCCAGGCCGGGGACGCCGACGCCTACGCGTTCTGGCTCACCGGCCACACCGGCCACCCGTGGCGGCTGCCGTCGGAAGCCGAGTGGGAGTGGGCCGCCGCCGGGCCGGTGGGTGCGGAGTTCCCGTGGGGCGACGAGTTCGACCCCGATCGGGCCAACACCCGGGAGACCGGATTGCACTGCACCTCCCCGGTCGGCGCGTTCCCCGGCGGCCGGTCCTGGTGCGGTGCTCTGGACATGGCTGGCAACGTGGAGGAGTTCACCGCCGACGACTACCGGGCCTATCCGGGTGGCACGGTGGTCCACGACGATCTGGTGGCCCTGTTCGGTGAGTACCGGGTGGCCCGAGGCGGCAGCTTCGCCCGGCACGGCGATCTGGCCCGGGTCCGGCGGCGACACGGCGCGTACCCGAGCCCGGACTATCCGATCGGGTTCCGCCTGGCCACCTCGGTGGATCCGTCGTGA
- a CDS encoding ATP-binding cassette domain-containing protein, which translates to MTPAISVTGLRKSFGAHTVLDGIDLHVPPGTVFSLLGANGAGKTTVVKILSTLIGADAGDIRVAGHDVAREAGAVRAAIGVTGQFSAVDKLLTGAENMRLMADLNQLTRADGRRRVARLLEQFDLTEAAGKPVSTYSGGMTRRLDLAMTLVGSPRVIFLDEPTTGLDPRSRRDMWQIVRDLVATGVTVFLTTQYLEEADELADRIAVLDSGRIVAEGTAAELKRRIPGGHIRLGFTGEQQLGAALAVLGDAARENDTLALRVPSDGSLTALKTLIGRLDARSVEVEELSVHTPDLDDVFLALTGGRSFTGQETAR; encoded by the coding sequence ATGACTCCCGCGATCTCGGTGACCGGCCTGCGTAAATCCTTCGGTGCACACACCGTCCTCGACGGCATCGACCTGCACGTACCGCCGGGAACCGTGTTCTCCCTGCTCGGTGCCAACGGCGCCGGCAAGACCACCGTCGTCAAGATCCTGTCCACGCTGATCGGCGCCGACGCCGGTGACATCCGGGTCGCCGGGCACGACGTCGCCCGGGAAGCCGGTGCGGTCCGGGCCGCGATCGGGGTCACCGGCCAGTTCTCCGCCGTCGACAAACTGCTCACCGGCGCCGAGAACATGCGCCTGATGGCCGACCTCAACCAGCTCACCCGTGCCGACGGGCGGCGGCGTGTCGCTCGGCTGCTGGAACAATTCGACCTGACCGAGGCGGCGGGCAAGCCGGTGTCCACCTACTCCGGCGGTATGACGCGCCGGCTCGACCTGGCGATGACCCTGGTCGGCAGCCCACGAGTGATCTTCCTGGACGAGCCGACCACCGGGCTCGACCCCCGCAGCCGCCGCGACATGTGGCAGATCGTCCGCGACCTGGTCGCCACCGGCGTCACCGTCTTCCTCACCACCCAGTACCTGGAGGAGGCCGACGAACTCGCCGACCGGATCGCCGTGCTGGACAGCGGCCGGATCGTCGCCGAAGGCACCGCCGCCGAACTCAAACGCCGCATCCCCGGCGGCCACATCCGCCTCGGCTTCACCGGCGAACAGCAGCTCGGCGCGGCCCTGGCCGTGCTCGGCGACGCCGCCCGGGAGAACGACACCCTCGCCCTGCGGGTGCCCAGCGACGGGAGCCTGACCGCGCTCAAGACCCTGATCGGCCGTCTCGACGCCCGATCCGTCGAGGTCGAGGAACTGTCCGTGCACACCCCCGACCTCGACGACGTGTTCCTCGCCCTCACCGGCGGCCGCTCGTTCACCGGACAGGAGACCGCCCGATGA
- a CDS encoding GNAT family N-acetyltransferase, with product MTAVVRPAAAADVSRIATICSTAYRDAYRDLLPPGYIERSVTEFYNEPRVAAEITAAPPEWFGYQVAERDGRVLGAAGGGMTGRITGELSLVYLEAAERGRGLGTLLLDRVTEQIRDAGGTEVWVSVFLGDQNGIGFYRARGFEPVETVRAALSRVDDHIRSLRMRCTL from the coding sequence TTGACCGCCGTTGTCCGCCCGGCCGCCGCGGCTGATGTGAGCAGGATCGCCACGATCTGTTCCACGGCCTATCGCGACGCCTACCGGGATCTGCTGCCGCCGGGTTACATCGAGCGCAGTGTCACCGAGTTCTACAACGAGCCGCGGGTCGCCGCGGAGATCACGGCGGCGCCGCCGGAGTGGTTCGGCTATCAGGTCGCCGAGCGGGACGGCCGGGTTCTCGGCGCGGCCGGCGGCGGGATGACCGGCCGGATCACCGGCGAGCTGTCGCTGGTCTACCTGGAGGCGGCCGAGCGGGGCCGTGGCCTGGGCACTCTGTTGCTGGACCGGGTGACCGAGCAGATCCGGGACGCCGGCGGGACCGAGGTGTGGGTGTCGGTCTTCCTCGGCGACCAGAACGGGATCGGTTTCTACCGGGCCCGCGGGTTCGAGCCGGTGGAGACGGTCCGGGCCGCCCTGTCCCGGGTCGACGACCACATCCGCAGCCTCCGGATGCGCTGCACGCTGTAA
- a CDS encoding PepSY domain-containing protein has product MRKAVLATVTAGVLLAGTGVAMAGDNGTGAANGTTAADCAPAAMLTSAQATDAALRAAGGGRVSGMQVVQAAGRMVYVISFVRGDRVRTATVDALTGEVTSIVNGSSGGGNGASNGGASNGGSSSDDDDDENDDDDDDDENDEDDDGPSREGVEGNK; this is encoded by the coding sequence ATGCGCAAGGCAGTTCTGGCGACGGTGACGGCGGGTGTGCTTCTTGCCGGGACCGGTGTGGCGATGGCCGGGGACAACGGCACCGGAGCGGCGAACGGGACGACCGCCGCGGACTGCGCGCCGGCGGCGATGCTCACGTCGGCGCAGGCGACCGATGCGGCGTTGCGGGCGGCCGGCGGGGGCCGGGTGTCCGGGATGCAGGTGGTGCAGGCGGCCGGGCGGATGGTCTACGTGATCAGTTTCGTCCGGGGAGATCGGGTGCGGACGGCGACGGTGGATGCGCTGACCGGCGAGGTCACCTCGATCGTCAACGGATCCAGTGGTGGTGGCAACGGCGCGAGCAACGGCGGCGCGAGCAACGGCGGTAGCTCCAGCGACGATGACGACGACGAGAACGACGACGACGATGACGACGACGAGAACGACGAGGACGACGACGGCCCGAGTCGCGAGGGCGTCGAGGGCAACAAGTGA
- a CDS encoding DUF4097 family beta strand repeat-containing protein, with product MPVFATPASINVTIELPAGDVWITATDRTDTVVEVKPSNAANESDVEAVNQIRVDYTDGALRIIGPKRTFDFSRKSRSVEVTVELPSGSHINAEVQAGEVIGAGRLGGCRIKTSAGHIRVEDTGSLTLSTSAGNLTAGSVIGTADLSSGSGRIQVGEITGTAVLKSSNGEIQIDTITGDVRVRSANGDIRIDRAGAGVDAKTSNGNVRLGEVARGSVLLGTSMGDLEVGIAEGTAAWLEVDTSFGKVRNELTNALSPDEADETVEVRGRTSFGDILIHRSR from the coding sequence ATGCCTGTTTTCGCCACGCCCGCATCGATCAACGTCACCATCGAACTGCCGGCCGGTGACGTGTGGATCACCGCGACCGACCGCACCGACACCGTCGTCGAGGTCAAACCGAGCAACGCCGCCAACGAATCCGACGTGGAGGCCGTGAACCAGATCCGCGTCGACTACACCGACGGCGCACTGCGGATCATCGGCCCGAAACGCACCTTCGACTTCTCCCGCAAGTCCCGCTCGGTCGAGGTGACCGTGGAACTGCCCAGCGGCTCCCACATCAACGCCGAAGTGCAGGCGGGAGAGGTCATCGGCGCCGGCCGGCTCGGCGGCTGCCGGATCAAGACGTCCGCCGGGCACATCCGGGTCGAAGACACCGGCTCGCTGACCCTCAGCACCTCCGCCGGCAACCTCACCGCCGGCAGCGTCATCGGAACCGCGGACCTCTCCAGCGGTTCCGGCCGGATCCAGGTCGGTGAGATCACCGGGACGGCTGTACTCAAGAGCTCCAACGGCGAAATCCAGATCGACACCATCACCGGCGACGTACGGGTCCGCTCGGCCAACGGCGACATCCGCATCGACCGGGCCGGTGCCGGAGTCGACGCGAAGACCTCCAACGGCAACGTCCGCCTCGGCGAGGTGGCCCGCGGTTCGGTGCTGCTCGGCACCTCGATGGGCGACCTGGAGGTCGGCATCGCCGAGGGCACCGCGGCCTGGCTCGAGGTCGACACCAGCTTCGGCAAGGTCCGCAACGAGCTCACCAACGCGCTGAGCCCCGACGAGGCCGACGAGACCGTCGAGGTCCGGGGCCGCACCTCCTTCGGCGACATCCTCATCCACCGTTCCCGCTGA
- a CDS encoding YlcI/YnfO family protein yields the protein MDLTTYVSNLGREFATLAESGGDEARALVERLTGSLESAIRMTLLETLSAAADEITRDLAPGSVEIRLRGRDPEFVVTPAPAPAAPAAPAPAPESDPLIGEDGPSARINVRLPEQLKAAVEEAAAKEGRSVNAWLVRAAAGALPQPARNPRPEPSGGGGTKSFTGWVR from the coding sequence ATGGACTTGACCACGTACGTGAGCAACCTCGGGCGGGAGTTCGCCACCCTCGCCGAGTCCGGTGGCGACGAAGCGCGTGCGCTGGTCGAGCGCCTGACCGGGTCGCTGGAGTCGGCGATCCGGATGACACTGCTGGAGACGCTGTCGGCGGCTGCCGACGAGATCACCCGCGATCTGGCTCCGGGCTCCGTCGAGATTCGTCTCCGCGGCCGCGACCCGGAGTTCGTCGTCACCCCGGCACCCGCTCCGGCGGCACCGGCCGCACCCGCCCCGGCTCCGGAGAGCGACCCGCTGATCGGCGAGGACGGGCCGTCCGCCCGGATCAACGTGCGCCTGCCCGAGCAGCTCAAGGCCGCCGTCGAGGAGGCCGCCGCCAAGGAGGGCCGCTCGGTCAACGCCTGGCTCGTCCGGGCCGCCGCCGGCGCCTTGCCGCAGCCGGCCCGCAACCCGCGTCCCGAACCGTCCGGCGGCGGCGGCACCAAGTCGTTCACCGGCTGGGTTCGCTGA